From one Henningerozyma blattae CBS 6284 chromosome 1, complete genome genomic stretch:
- the NUP192 gene encoding Nup192p (similar to Saccharomyces cerevisiae NUP192 (YJL039C); ancestral locus Anc_5.261), whose amino-acid sequence MNWCATPFEHLYSSINNGQINIPLFKNLIGDLENLNLNLDKIKNQTSRCQLEKGEVTVGDGTKYKITQEVIIAAVTLSDELNVDELVIAELILSGILINENENNLSNQDQLTLINAGKVQYFLRRQYILQIVSYIINCLNSGDDLYTLLLSSGKLISNLQNSFGTIHKELQDIKQSVSKAQLLENYFDSFKQNIKFKRDFLLMEYDILSQIQFGLVKQKAILKRDYILKILNQITELDANDFFITYHLPSLFCSFQNLNSLDDNDVRSLHTEFINALKNEDVIYKQPSKVCAIFVFLAYFIGWCKDKPDTRANSIDFKTAVDDPMSTAVELGAIEQLMIFTADTSITAKDQSLVLFYDIRSLLEKHIPRLIPKQLQNNSTNMTTSTVSPIYATQVEEQNPYEHIEFSNETNEMFLYTFDNAIQTIIADCAFLLTKLKDSEEDSLLSGEDFDLNDIAIKADLERFFLVIYFFYSSRPEYSRKFWLDKESNAYGFIEWAAKCGDTLMRACFYLMISSLSFGEENSLNVYHYFCGGNTVSWNIISQCFNEYIIRINNLNTEILQRQQFQDSNDINTAAIALDEGLNEETIIFLSSLLTLISSVAFDLSEENMKTLSSIFISVLFEFCKIETPLIGAALKTLSSLVPNLESERTVMWNSLDRLIFKNNSFSSRDSYKQIFSKSFTNFSEVSGFLKLFYNLIKIETKDSNSKYLTFGKLTFPPKLGINYRKAGIWPYFDYIFNELLINSSHIKNATNNYQLRSLILQIIETSLNSFDYSVPLNSITVNANINSLVETHDFFTYVQETPAAITFNYLFTEEIYNSIFSIMTVGVDELGTELNGGIEKLSLLRSSLRIISSVLDHQSAYIEEIVPISAKNSKPEYYTPKYFGLHGLRSFYDAIFFNLPVVAHLGLYIGMDDIAVASEALQVLKKISYHEYSTFSQESGKKKLLTIFDSVDESVRIKDAFIAQLQNPIEDDACLSLKFEILDFINTNLNYSDPQITIAHFLLGFEITNGISLGPNLNTFITSGSSLLNCLKFILRESLTALSSDYIAYAPIRLAADSLEIILKLCRNHSTTHIILEYLEDRELFNSLLDTDITMNKNTLWSNHQFDITHLESYQKFIQTEAMGALMSFLRYRSYLLQFVSLSLFKLSNIGSTIKIKKYIEKLASNKMYSAKIFGFLDILNYNLRSLNDSSDTADLTIFKDLSINLNKVDKNFSVSGNIYNFEEIDLLLNLASRVYLQNNCKSMILTTNEKKVLKSKTEFEMVKIKENLTLLLSTNTFHDLQLSTLHAWAQLVQIIVSNDGLVPLARSSFILEIFGTIVPMINDYVELNVSFSEEFVSLTVFLYDIYQKDRVMIDGHQKLDSRLYTLFKACISGIKSTTTTFTLRSDFYILANKYLVRVLMDESLGKRVLQDLRLDSEKLVDIICNDAIFGEGINRITSIFVLNSLYRLANFNKENFILESITKNNKLLLLIRSLKNIDILLSSTNNVTIDELLYEQTAFKSILSFLIRVAQNKIGSQLLLQNQILQIISELNFLKIDPDLGLELIFDEFNTFKEGDKVVKLNLNLDNPISIGQGSDNNGISIFEFLVPCFQLITAILISTGSENKVVIRNVKKLLSTYRKLCVGILKRDALRKRQDSLNITSNESTSKNDNKLEISATKGGLDEMVDLIVLLCILTRYQGEERLPTY is encoded by the coding sequence atGAATTGGTGTGCAACACCTTTCGAACATTTGTACtcatcaattaataatggccaaataaatataccaCTGTTTAAAAATCTAATTGGAGATTTAGagaatttaaatctaaatttgGATAAAATTAAGAACCAAACTAGTAGGTGTCAACTGGAGAAAGGTGAAGTTACTGTAGGTGATGGCACAAAGTATAAAATAACTCAAGAGGTAATCATAGCTGCTGTGACATTAtctgatgaattaaatgtTGACGAATTAGTGATTGCAGAATTAATCCTCTCTGGAATTTTAATTAACGAGAATGAAAATAACTTAAGCAACCAGGATCAACtaactttaattaatgCTGGTAAAgtccaatattttttaagaagACAATATATCTTACAGATAGTAtcatatattattaattgtctTAATTCCGGTGATGATTTAtatactttattattatcaagtGGGAAActgatttcaaatttacaAAACTCATTCGGTACAATTCATAAAGAATTACAAGATATAAAACAATCTGTCAGTAAAGCACAATTGctagaaaattattttgatagttttaaacaaaatattaagttCAAACgtgattttcttttaatggAATACGATATTCTATCACAAATTCAGTTCGGTTTAGTTAAACAGAAAGCAATCCTAAAGAGAGACTATATcctaaaaattttgaatcaaaTCACTGAACTTGATGCTAacgatttttttattacataTCATTTACcttcattattttgttcCTTCCAAAATCTAAATAGCTtggatgataatgatgttAGATCCTTGCACACAGAATTTATCAACgcattaaaaaatgaagatgtAATTTATAAACAGCCCTCCAAAGTTTGTGcaatttttgtatttttagCGTATTTTATTGGCTGGTGTAAAGATAAACCGGATACAAGAGCCAATTCCattgattttaaaacagCTGTAGATGACCCAATGTCAACTGCTGTTGAGCTTGGTGCTATTGAacaattaatgatttttacAGCAGATACTTCTATCACAGCAAAGGATCAAAGCTTAGTGTTGTTTTATGATATTAGGTCACTATTAGAAAAACATATTCCTAGGTTAATTCCAAAgcaattacaaaataactCAACAAACATGACAACCTCAACCGTATCACCAATCTACGCAACACAGGTTGAGGAACAAAACCCATACGAACATAtagaattttcaaatgaaaCAAATGAAATGTTCCTGTACACATTTGATAATGCCATTCAAACGATTATTGCAGACTGTGCATTTCTATTAACCAAATTGAAGGACTCTGAAGaagattcattattatcaggTGAAGATTTTGATCTAAATGATATTGCTATTAAGGCAGATTTAGAgagattttttttggtaatttattttttctattcaTCAAGGCCTGaatattcaagaaaattttGGTTAGATAAAGAATCTAATGCCTATGGATTTATTGAATGGGCTGCCAAATGTGGCGATACCTTAATGCGAGCATGcttttatttgatgatttCTAGTTTGTCATTTGGTGAGGagaattctttaaatgtttatcattatttctGTGGTGGCAATACAGTATCTTGGAATATCATATCTCAATGTTTCAATGAGTATATTATAAGAATTAACAATTTAAACACAGAGATTTTACAAAGACAACAATTCCAAGACTCCAATGACATTAATACAGCAGCCATTGCATTAGATGAAGgattaaatgaagaaacaataatatttttatcctCATTATTAACCCTAATTAGTAGTGTTGCATTTGATTTATCTGAAGAAAATATGAAGACACTGtcttcaatatttattagcgtattatttgaattttgtaaaattgaAACACCTTTGATTGGTGCAGCATTAAAGACATTAAGCTCATTAGTTCCAAACCTAGAATCTGAACGAACTGTGATGTGGAATTCGTTAGATAGGCTAATATTTAAGAACAATTCATTTTCCTCAAGAGATTCttataaacaaatattctCAAAAAgttttacaaatttttcagaAGTTTCTGGATTCCTCAAGTTATTCTATAACTTAATTAAAATCGAAACAAAAGATTCAAatagtaaatatttaacttttgGTAAGTTGACATTCCCTCCAAAACTGGGTATAAATTATAGAAAGGCCGGAATATGGccatattttgattatataTTCAACGAATTGTTGATAAATTCGAGCCATATCAAAAACGCAACtaataattatcaattacGCTCATTaatacttcaaataattgaaacTTCGTTAAACTCATTTGATTATTCTGTTCCTCTAAATTCTATTACTGTTAACgcaaatataaattcatTAGTTGAAACACATGACTTTTTTACTTATGTTCAAGAAACTCCAGCAGCTATTActttcaattatttattcacCGAAGAAATTTATAACTCTATCTTTAGTATTATGACCGTTGGTGTTGATGAGTTAGGAACAGAACTAAATGGCGGAATTGAAAAACTATCATTGCTAAGATCCTCCCTAAGGATTATCTCTAGTGTTTTAGATCACCAAAGCGCATATATCGAAGAAATTGTGCCTATATCGGCTAAAAACTCGAAACCAGAATACTATACTCCTAAGTACTTTGGACTCCATGGCCTTCGTTCATTTTATGatgcaattttttttaatttaccTGTTGTTGCACATCTTGGTCTGTATATTGGCATGGATGATATTGCAGTAGCATCTGAAGCTCTACAAgtgttgaaaaaaatatcctATCATGAATATTCTACATTTTCTCAAGAGTCTGGAAAGAAAAAGCTTCTTACAATATTTGATTCTGTCGATGAATCTGTTAGGATAAAAGATGCATTCATTGCTCAGCTACAAAATCCAATTGAGGATGACGCTTGTCTATCTTTGAAGTTCGAAATCTtagattttattaataccAATCTAAACTATTCAGATCCTCAAATAACTATAGCTCACTTTTTATTAGGATTTGAAATTACAAACGGCATTTCATTAGGTCCTAATTTAAACACGTTCATAACCTCTGGATCGTCACTACTAAACTGCTTGAAATTTATACTACGAGAATCATTAACTGCTCTTTCCTCAGATTATATTGCTTATGCTCCAATAAGGTTAGCAGCTGATTCAttggaaattattttaaaattatgcCGCAACCATTCTACTACCCATATTATTTTAGAATACTTAGAAGATAGagaattattcaattctttaCTAGATACTGATATTacaatgaataaaaatactcTCTGGTCAAACCATCAATTTGATATTACTCATTTAGAATCATAccaaaaatttattcaaactGAGGCAATGGGTGCATTAATGTCATTCTTAAGATACCGTAGCTATTTGCTACAATTTGTGAGTCTCTCTTTGTtcaaattatctaatattgGTAGTACAATTAagattaagaaatatattgaaaaattagcaTCTAATAAGATGTACTCTgccaaaatatttggatttcTAGATATCTTAAACTATAATTTAAGAAGTTTAAATGATTCTTCCGATACTGCTGATTTAActatatttaaagatttatcCATAAACTTGAACAAAgttgataaaaatttctcAGTAAGTggtaatatttataatttcgAAGAgatagatttattattaaatttagcCAGTAGAGTTTACTTACAAAACAATTGCAAAAGTATGATTCTCACTACAAATGAGAAAAAGGTTCTTAAATCTAAAACTGAATTCGAAATGGTGAAGATAAAGGAAAACCTTACTCTCTTATTAAGCACTAATACTTTTCATGATTTACAACTATCAACGTTACATGCATGGGCACAATTAGttcaaataattgtttcaaaCGATGGCTTAGTACCTTTGGCTAGGTCAAGCTTCATCCtagaaatatttggaaCCATAGTGCCAATGATCAATGACTACGTTGAACTAAATGTATCCTTTTCGGAAGAATTTGTCTCTTTGACAGTCTTTCTATAtgatatttatcaaaaagATAGAGTTATGATTGATGGCCATCAAAAACTCGATTCAAGACTTTATACTCTATTCAAAGCTTGCATTTCTGGTATAAAATCTACTACAACCACATTTACATTAAGATCTGATTTCTACATATTAGCCAACAAATATTTGGTAAGAGTATTAATGGATGAAAGTTTAGGTAAACGTGTATTACAAGATTTAAGATTAGATAGTGAAAAATTGGTGGATATAATATGCAATGATGCAATATTTGGGGAAGGTATAAATAGAATAACCAGCATTTTCGTATTAAATTCCTTATACAGATTagcaaattttaataaggAAAACTTTATCCTAGAATCAATTactaaaaacaataaattattattgttgattagatctttgaaaaatatagatattCTACTGTCATCTACTAATAACGTAACAATTGATGAGTTGTTATATGAACAAACTGCGTTTAAATCCATTTTATCATTCTTAATTCGTGTGGCTCAAAACAAAATTGGCTCTCAATTGCTTttacaaaatcaaatattacaaataatttctgaattaaactttttaaaaattgatcCTGACTTGGGCttagaattaatattcGACGAATTTAATACATTTAAAGAAGGGGATAAAGTGGTTAAACTAAATTTGAATCTTGACAATCCAATATCTATCGGTCAAGGTTCTGATAATAACggaatttcaatatttgaatttttagttccatgttttcaattaataactGCAATTTTAATCAGTACAGGAAGTGAAAATAAAGTCGTTATAAGAAATGTAAAGAAGTTGCTAAGCACCTATAGAAAACTTTGCGTAGGTATCTTAAAAAGAGATGCACTAAGAAAGAGACAagattcattaaatatcacttctaatgaatcaacttctaaaaatgataataaactAGAAATATCTGCAACAAAAGGTGGCCTAGATGAAATGGTTGACTTAATAGTATTACTTTGTATACTAACGAGATATCAAGGTGAAGAACGATTACCTACCTATTAA
- the TBLA0A10110 gene encoding uncharacterized protein (similar to Saccharomyces cerevisiae MHP1 (YJL042W); ancestral locus Anc_5.259) produces the protein MNTNNYSLRKTKSINTASVASATSSFTNSGTGFFKSIFSRSKPSKQPIPSSTALKRSKTTTNPPTATTTTTIPLSATHKHRLYKSTSNNIPSTNETTTSMKSNNNNSTSNKNDEDEDSRLLKFLQYYKSKNYSVTAFNTQPDLQPQSDSNIPSQPIEDSGGDDYYDKESYNSDNDVSTLSSESDNPPNIIDKKGRPIPPHPNESKYPSILKNHPSPSPISSPSPHASPSQSPPPVPSAKFGTFLRKVTSSHLNSTTSSVSSLNKATTNSNSTSTPVSTENNTATVNSTTTAQVKSKLNQHKSLYKLKKNNVSNIPGLEKIKPLKHVSFATNTYFNDPPQQICSKNPRKGEVQINPDGTVVIHRLSQEERKRILESSTFGIVVGGTGQLKLLNPLENENLSDINVTNTDISHATIDKPMLSRRSSSESTTSSQIHSSSQSLVLLMSQDSFEGEIFPPKDISIPFDIVYTRCCHLREILPIPAMMKQLKKGSTETIPLLQLRNPRPSMVEVWAFSDFISIVPVLCISLDGVNLTVEQFKIILSSLMHKKNFEKLSLRNTPINSEGWKLLCYFISKSQSLISIDLSMVPTMKTNVQKPSKSSLAKKKKDKENNIIRMVSNLNCRDDINWNLLTAAIASKNGIEEIIVSGAQMSRESFQNFIQVACIATERLGLAYNNLTKEQCENLGKWIIQSKVTGLDVSFNDLRGKLDSFSNAIKSKIKNSNVKNIFKFISLRGTNLSVKSGDRSENNEALRMISCLCYCENLKFLDLSNNPDMFPYSMHTLIKILPVFANLVRLHLDFNNLSSTGIIMLSEILPFCSKLNYLSILGTKLDQITSKSLIQAIEKSSTLITLDIDFDDDDTKFSKNFKNELSIYTMRNMENEFKNINNSTTTGSDTNPSEMISFQQELSELLTDAFDDKAHYDQLAQNFIQKITDSRIKIRKVIQDLFELRLNSQLSFEGKETLIRFCFIDACFEKCIRLIRERTLKRNQIKNKNCLNESNSDLPISESPMSSHLVPTTFPQNLFRTDNNHITTINSNNNNNNNNSTNNNNNSNDNTDVSSLQTVPSSTNLNKSGHSVLLPFGKPEIEDFHPNADDTKEYRNDQDYLTIKIKTNQNREEGDIFKKSVHMIKKIKEDSENKNMSALDKDAIRNAAESLNSNEIRKFLLKNDISTVVDVIDELHKQGYHLHDIFKKQNINMNYHLDSNDEESNDEESNDHLTSSLDSSLLGKHSSMKHLDSESTFVDASDKVPNSLSNISSSDKNIVEKINDSDFPVLKSTNVSIDCDHRNQIDAAYDTVLDDLQKTRKANKMDDVSSH, from the coding sequence AtgaatacaaataattattcattacGAAAGACCAAATCTATAAATACTGCATCGGTAGCGTCAGCTACTTCGTCATTCACAAACTCAGGTACAGGTTTCTTCAAATCCATCTTCTCTAGATCAAAACCTTCTAAACAGCCTATCCCTTCATCTACTGCATTGAAAAGATCTAAAACAACTACTAATCCTCCAACTGCCACCACTACTACTACCATACCTTTATCTGCAACACATAAACATAGACTATATAAATCcacttctaataatatccCTTCCACTAATGAAACTACAACTTCTATGAaaagcaataataataatagtactagtaataaaaatgatgaagatgaagattcACGACTATTGAAATTCTTGCAATATTATAAGTCAAAAAACTATTCTGTGACTGCATTCAATACCCAACCAGATTTACAGCCACAATCAGATTCTAATATACCCTCACAACCCATAGAAGATAGTGGAGGGGATGATTATTATGATAAGGAATCTTATAATTCCGACAATGACGTCTCTACATTATCTTCGGAAAGTGATAATCCTCCAAATATAATAGATAAAAAGGGAAGGCCGATTCCTCCACATCCAAACGAATCGAAATACCCTTCCATTCTGAAAAACCATCCATCTCCTTCTCCAATATCTTCGCCATCACCTCATGCATCCCCTTCACAGTCCCCACCACCAGTTCCCTCTGCTAAATTTGGAActtttttaagaaaagtTACAAGTTctcatttaaattcaacCACATCTTCTGtatcttctttaaataaagcAACTaccaattcaaattctacCTCTACTCCTGTTTCAACTGAAAATAATACGGCTACTGTTAATTCTACTACTACTGCCCAagtaaaatcaaaattaaatcagcATAAGAGTTTatataaattgaaaaaaaacaatgtCTCTAATATACCAggtttagaaaaaattaaacctTTAAAGCATGTATCATTTGCAACAAATacatattttaatgatCCTCCACAACAAATTTGTTCAAAAAATCCAAGAAAGGGTGAAGTTCAAATAAATCCAGATGGTACTGTTGTTATTCATAGATTATCACAAGAGGAAAGAAAACGAATCTTAGAATCATCAACTTTTGGTATTGTCGTAGGTGGTACAGgtcaattaaaattgttaaacCCCctagaaaatgaaaatttatctGATATCAATGTGACAAACACTGATATTTCTCATGCAACAATTGATAAGCCAATGTTATCAAGAAGATCTTCCTCAGAGTCAACCACAAGTTCTCAAATTCATTCTTCCTCGCAATCCctagtattattaatgtcTCAAGATTCATTTGAAGGTGAAATTTTCCCACCAAAGGACATTTCTATCCCATTTGATATTGTCTATACACGTTGTTGTCATTTAAGAGAAATCTTACCAATCCCTGCTATGAtgaaacaattgaaaaaaggTTCCACTGAAACAATTCCTCTTTTACAATTGCGTAATCCTAGACCTTCCATGGTAGAGGTTTGGGCTTTTAGTGATTTCATTAGTATTGTCCCGGTATTATGCATTTCATTAGACGGTGTAAATTTAACTGTAgaacaatttaaaattatccTAAGTTCTTTAAtgcataaaaaaaatttcgaaaaattatctttaaGAAATACTCCAATTAATTCTGAAGGTTGGAAATTATTATGTTATTTCATTTCTAAATCAcaatctttaatatcaatagaTTTATCGATGGTACCCACTATGAAAACAAATGTACAAAAACCTTCTAAATCTTCGTTGgctaaaaagaaaaaagataaagaaaataatattataagaATGGTTTCCAATTTAAATTGTAGAGACGATATTAATTGGAATTTATTAACGGCAGCCATTGCTTCTAAAAATGGGATTGAAGAAATCATTGTATCAGGTGCTCAAATGTCACGAGAATCtttccaaaattttattcaagTAGCATGCATTGCAACAGAAAGATTGGGATTAGCATATAACAATTTAACTAAGGAACAATGTGAAAACTTAGGGAAATGGATCATTCAATCAAAAGTAACAGGGTTAGAtgtttcatttaatgatttaagAGGCAAATTAgattctttttcaaatgcaATCAAGAGtaagattaaaaattcgaatgtaaagaatatttttaaatttatttcattaagAGGTACTAATTTATCTGTAAAAAGTGGTGATAGATCGGAAAATAATGAAGCTCTAAGAATGATAAGTTGTTTGTGTTATTgtgaaaatttgaaattcttggatctttcaaataatccCGATATGTTTCCTTACTCTATGCATACactaattaaaattttaccTGTTTTTGCTAATTTGGTAAGGTTGCATTTggattttaataatttatcatcaaCAGGGATTATTATGTTATCTGAAATATTACCCTTTtgttcaaaattaaattatttgtcAATTTTAGGCACAAAATTAGATCAGATCActtcaaaatctttaatacaAGCAATCGAAAAGAGTTCCACCTTGATTACTTTAgatattgattttgatgatgatgatactaaattttccaaaaactttaaaaacgaattatctatatatacaatgagaaatatggaaaatgaatttaaaaatataaataattcaacCACCACAGGTTCGGATACCAATCCTTCTGAAATGATTAGTTTCCAACAGGAATTATCAGAATTATTAACTGATGCGTTCGATGATAAAGCTCATTACGATCAATTGGCTCAAAATTTCATACAAAAGATCACAGATTCGCGTATAAAGATTAGAAAAGTAATTCAAGATTTATTCGAATTAAGACTCAATTCTCAATTAAGCTTCGAGGGGAAAGAAACGTTAATTAGATTTTGTTTCATAGATGCTtgctttgaaaaatgtaTTAGATTAATTCGAGAACGAACTTTGAAAAGGAATCAaattaagaataaaaattgtttaaatgAAAGCAATTCAGACTTACCAATATCAGAGTCTCCAATGAGTAGTCATTTGGTACCTACCACTTTTCCACAAAATCTTTTCAGAACTGATAATAATCACATTACTACAattaatagcaataataataataataataataatagtactaataataataataattcaaatgataatacCGATGTATCATCCTTACAAACTGTACCATCTTCcactaatttaaataaaagtgGCCATTCAGTTCTACTACCGTTTGGTAAACcagaaattgaagatttcCACCCAAATGCTGACGATACAAAAGAATATAGAAATGATCAAGATTATTTgacaattaaaattaaaactaatCAAAATCGTGAAGAAGgtgatatatttaaaaagagTGTTCatatgataaagaaaattaaagaagattctgaaaataaaaatatgtcGGCTTTAGATAAAGATGCTATACGGAATGCTGCAGAAAGTTTAAATAGTAatgaaattagaaaattcttGTTAAAGAATGATATATCCACAGTTGTTGACgttattgatgaattacACAAGCAAGGTTATCATTTGCATGATATCTTTaagaaacaaaatattaatatgaattatcatttagatagtaatgatgaagaaagtaatgatgaagaaagtAATGATCATTTAACCTCTAGCTTGGATTCTTCTTTGTTAGGAAAGCATTCATCTATGAAGCACCTTGACTCAGAAAGTACCTTTGTCGATGCAAGTGATAAGGTCCCTAATAGcttatcaaatatatcatcgtcggataaaaatatagttGAGAAGATAAACGATTCAGATTTTCCAGTATTAAAGTCAACTAATGTTTCTATAGATTGCGATCATAGAAATCAAATCGATGCAGCTTATGATACAGTCTTGGATGATTTACAAAAGACTAGAAAGGCTAATAAAATGGATGATGTGTCTTCTCATTAG
- the NNR2 gene encoding NADHX dehydratase (similar to Saccharomyces cerevisiae YKL151C; ancestral locus Anc_5.256), which yields MANRLPSLSHKQLLALAQKELIPPLSSTLHKGQAGRVCIIGGSRDYTGAPYFCARATALMGMDLVHVVCPPAAAPVIKGYSPDLMVHPILGISAESTSPGDISAELISLLQRMHAICVGPGLGRDAIARSDLLAILRHVVHSHDLGVVLDADALWFLAEDAEIRGLVSQMHKGQLVLTPNIIEARRIAKAVTKQDCNNTAGRIIASQFKCVVIEKGAADHVHYPDNNSTRDITCRVEGSLKRVGGQGDTLAGAVLAMIAYSRCMEERQAGPDLPQDKQPLTLTEQTVVASYAACSVARECSRRAFSRYGRAMQTSNLSHEVGAVFHDLLEREFDESEI from the coding sequence ATGGCAAATAGACTTCCCTCGCTTTCCCATAAACAACTTCTCGCTTTAGCACAAAAGGAGTTGATCCCACCTTTAAGCAGTACACTTCATAAAGGTCAAGCAGGACGAGTATGTATCATCGGTGGATCTCGTGACTATACTGGAGCACCTTATTTCTGTGCTCGTGCAACTGCTTTGATGGGTATGGATCTTGTACACGTGGTATGTCCACCTGCAGCAGCACCAGTAATTAAAGGTTATTCTCCAGACTTGATGGTCCATCCGATCCTTGGTATCTCGGCCGAATCTACATCGCCCGGGGATATTTCGGCCGAGCTGATTTCTCTGCTACAGCGAATGCATGCAATTTGTGTGGGACCAGGATTGGGGAGAGACGCTATAGCACGCTCTGATTTGTTAGCAATATTACGACATGTGGTTCATTCACATGATTTAGGCGTTGTACTTGATGCTGATGCATTATGGTTTCTAGCTGAAGATGCAGAAATACGAGGACTTGTATCTCAAATGCATAAAGGTCAACTAGTATTGACACCTAATATCATTGAGGCACGCCGTATTGCTAAGGCAGTAACCAAACAGGATTGTAACAATACTGCTGGTAGAATAATAGCTTCACAGTTCAAATGTGTGGTAATAGAAAAAGGGGCAGCAGACCACGTGCACTACCCAGACAACAATTCAACACGTGACATAACGTGTCGCGTAGAAGGCTCATTAAAACGAGTCGGTGGTCAGGGAGATACACTTGCAGGAGCTGTATTAGCTATGATAGCATACTCTCGTTGTATGGAAGAAAGACAAGCAGGACCAGATTTACCTCAAGACAAACAGCCATTGACATTAACGGAGCAAACTGTTGTTGCCAGTTATGCAGCATGCTCTGTAGCTCGAGAATGTTCCCGCCGTGCATTTTCCAGATATGGCAGAGCCATGCAAACATCTAATTTGAGTCATGAGGTGGGTGCTGTGTTTCatgatttattagaaagaGAATTTGATGAATCTGAAATCTAG
- the TBLA0A10140 gene encoding integrase zinc binding domain-containing protein (Ty like retrotransposon), translated as MSWFMLYINEVYLKGRYFDLHTDHKSLESIMQNEDNSDHIDRWISRLAYFYFKPKYIPGETNRADALLKSARNKLQIFEPKFKLASPDEVKEADRQDSFMNKIIRILLKKEKCPAELRKYKRYRMVAIHLYYGVYEGVRYGLCIPRGLIRSRVLKHCHGSNGSGHPGGTRTYVLVQKYYYWPKMLNSVQQYVKRCEPCQFSKNSHQRPFGVYHPLKIPSRRFKDVNINFVSGMNQNGKYQQVMVIIDRLTKWVIFVSLTKKVTPAAVADVLIENVVYQYGMTRFMHYMDGNLGLLVYLIPFLTSLNIYEMIP; from the coding sequence ATGTCGTGGTTTATGCTTTATATAAATGAGGTATACCTCAAAGGaagatattttgatttgCATACTGATCACAAATCGTTAGAAAGCATAATGCAGAATGAGGACAATAGTGACCATATCGATAGATGGATTAGTCGGTTGgcttatttttattttaaaccAAAATACATCCCAGGTGAAACTAATAGGGCGGATGCACTATTAAAATCGGCAAGGAATAAGTTACAGATTTTTGAACCCAAGTTTAAACTGGCTTCACCAGATGAAGTAAAGGAAGCAGATAGACAAGATTCATTtatgaataaaattattaggaTATTGCTGAAGAAGGAAAAGTGTCCAGCTGAACTACgtaaatataaaagataTCGCATGGTCGCTATCCACCTGTATTATGGGGTATATGAGGGAGTGCGTTACGGATTATGTATACCTAGAGGTTTGATAAGGTCGAGGGTTTTAAAGCATTGTCATGGAAGTAATGGTTCGGGGCATCCAGGTGGTACAAGAACCTATGTATTGGTGCAGAAATACTATTACTGGCCTAAGATGTTGAATTCTGTTCAACAATATGTGAAGAGATGTGAACCCTGCCAATTCTCCAAGAATTCGCATCAAAGACCGTTTGGGGTGTATCATCCGTTGAAAATTCCATCTAGAAGGTTTAAAGATgtcaatattaattttgtatCAGGGATGAATCAAAATGGTAAATATCAACAGGTTATGGTCATCATTGACCGTCTAACAAAATGGGTAATATTTGTATCCCTCACTAAGAAGGTTACTCCTGCTGCAGTTGCCGATGTACTTATCGAGAATGTTGTGTACCAGTATGGGATGACAAGATTTATGCATTACATGGATGGGAACCTAGGTTTACTGGTCTATTTAATCCCGTTTTTGACAAGCCTAAATATTTACGAGATGATTCCCTAG